The proteins below come from a single Agrococcus beijingensis genomic window:
- a CDS encoding thymidine kinase yields MAKLYFRYGAMNSGKSTGLLQAAFNYQERGQRVLLAKPATDTKGERDIVSRLGMTRQADFLVGPEDSVMDAFQHAAAQRSEPVACLLVDEAQFLRAAQVDELLRIAVELGVPVLAYGIRTDFLTHAFPGSARLLELAHSLEELKTICRCGRKALFNGRKVGDRFVFDGDQVAIDGEAVTYESLCATCYLEESGGRLG; encoded by the coding sequence TTGGCGAAGCTGTACTTCCGCTACGGCGCCATGAACTCCGGCAAGTCGACGGGCCTGCTGCAGGCGGCCTTCAACTACCAGGAGCGCGGGCAGCGGGTGCTGCTGGCGAAGCCCGCCACCGACACGAAGGGCGAGCGCGACATCGTCTCGCGCCTGGGCATGACGCGGCAGGCCGACTTCCTGGTCGGGCCCGAGGACTCGGTGATGGATGCGTTCCAGCACGCCGCCGCGCAGCGGTCGGAGCCCGTGGCGTGCCTGCTGGTCGACGAGGCGCAGTTCCTCCGTGCCGCGCAGGTCGACGAGCTGCTGCGCATCGCCGTCGAGCTGGGTGTGCCGGTGCTCGCCTACGGGATCCGCACCGACTTCCTCACGCACGCGTTCCCGGGCTCGGCGCGCCTGCTCGAGCTCGCGCACTCGCTCGAGGAGCTCAAGACCATCTGCCGCTGCGGTCGCAAGGCGCTCTTCAACGGCCGCAAGGTCGGTGACCGCTTCGTCTTCGACGGCGACCAGGTGGCCATCGACGGCGAGGCCGTCACCTACGAGTCGCTGTGCGCGACCTGCTACCTCGAGGAGTCGGGCGGGCGGCTGGGCTGA
- a CDS encoding metallophosphoesterase, which produces MAASRALGAVAGGVIAAGAAVAAYATAIEPRAFRIRTESIRVLPAGARPITVLHLADIHLAPWQEAKLDWLEGLVSVEPDLIVNTGDSLGHRAALPALADALRVFQGVPGFFVHGSNDVYGPVFKNPLRYFGGPSKLAGAGDVEELDIVGLERTFEQLGWLDLNNTARAIEVRGTTIAGFGVSDAHRRWDRLDETEQALSQMRRALGDEPRTTLGVTHAPYRRILDAFVDLGADAILAGHTHGGQVRVPGGHAIVTNCDIPREQASGLSAWAHAGRSVPLNVSQGIGSSIFAPFRLGTPPEAVVVSLLPRDIG; this is translated from the coding sequence CTGGCTGCTAGCCGCGCGCTCGGCGCGGTCGCCGGCGGGGTCATCGCCGCCGGCGCAGCCGTCGCCGCCTACGCGACCGCCATCGAGCCGCGAGCCTTCCGCATCCGCACCGAGAGCATCCGCGTGCTTCCTGCCGGGGCGCGGCCGATCACGGTGCTGCACCTCGCCGACATCCACCTGGCACCCTGGCAGGAGGCCAAGCTCGACTGGCTCGAGGGCCTGGTGTCGGTCGAGCCCGACCTGATCGTGAACACGGGCGACAGCCTCGGCCACCGGGCCGCGCTGCCGGCGCTGGCGGATGCGCTGCGCGTCTTCCAGGGCGTGCCCGGCTTCTTCGTCCACGGCTCGAACGACGTCTACGGACCGGTCTTCAAGAACCCGCTGCGCTACTTCGGCGGCCCGTCGAAGCTCGCGGGCGCGGGCGACGTCGAGGAGCTCGACATCGTCGGGCTCGAGCGCACGTTCGAGCAGCTCGGCTGGCTCGACCTCAACAACACCGCGCGGGCGATCGAGGTGCGCGGCACGACCATCGCCGGCTTCGGCGTCTCCGACGCCCACCGGCGCTGGGATCGGCTCGACGAGACCGAGCAGGCGCTGTCGCAGATGCGGCGGGCGCTCGGCGACGAGCCGCGCACCACCCTGGGCGTCACGCACGCGCCGTACCGGCGCATCCTCGACGCCTTCGTCGACCTGGGGGCGGATGCGATCCTCGCGGGGCACACGCACGGCGGCCAGGTGCGGGTGCCGGGCGGGCACGCGATCGTCACCAACTGCGACATCCCGCGCGAGCAGGCCTCGGGCCTGAGCGCATGGGCGCACGCGGGGCGCTCGGTGCCGCTCAACGTCTCGCAGGGCATCGGCTCGTCGATCTTCGCGCCGTTCCGGCTCGGCACTCCCCCGGAGGCCGTCGTCGTGTCGCTCCTGCCCCGCGACATCGGGTAG
- a CDS encoding transglycosylase domain-containing protein encodes MAAQRHKPGSLLGSLLGLIGFSAIAGILVSATLTPALAVASSTANSGLGIFESLPSYSQITQQSERNRIYGLRDGQPVEIAQFYDQDRQVLQWQQVPRTAVDALVAGEDRRYYTHGGVDVPSVVRAGLSQLGVGGDSGASTLTMQLVRQQIAIDACLTEGEDAQALCDAQYTESYQRKLSEMRLALSLEQSYTKNEILLAYLNIANFGGNVYGIESGSQRIFGKPASELSIAESAALIATVQNPSIRNLFEADNWPRNQERRDFIIRNMASEGFITAEERDASLAIPVDENFVNIQSPNNGCIAGYDSARFFCDYVQRALAIDQVDGHNILGATPEDNARALAQGGYQIFTSIDLGLNDVAQAQLDANVPNDETRWQSGGAVTQLEVGTGRILTMAQNKDYSPTEAAPPTATSLNFNADYAHGRSTGFQPGSGFKIFTLAQWIIDGNSVDEQLDATRSEWPAGTFRAECVGLNSEPWDPQNNEGNEYTRMTPTEIMVNSVNTGVVRMASELDLCDIHETAERMGTYPAEIDGEWDIFAPAVIGSGSNVTPMGMASAFATIANGGVYCKPIAIDRIVARDGTEVQPPRQDCQQAISPEVASVMQSTLQTVTERNPLNNPPGSTPVISKTGTTNGVVQTWVNGASPTVASSVWVGNIKGNTSLEDRWNVRSTIFRATMGEAIARYPGGQFLTPDAATVRGDASELPNVVGQPVDAARAALEGAGFPVQVADPVDGVQPNGAVEYTAPGAGALVTTSTPIIIYPSNGALDPNASPPAETAAPEAGAPTWPNVVSQSLADAKGTLAGAGFNPDLVQVTWQDHGQDNLCRVLAQNPLADTPGAPADPISLVVGTNANANGGDPGC; translated from the coding sequence ATGGCCGCACAACGACACAAGCCCGGAAGCCTGCTCGGCTCCCTGCTCGGACTCATCGGGTTCAGTGCCATCGCCGGCATCCTCGTCTCGGCGACGCTGACCCCTGCCCTCGCCGTGGCCTCCAGCACGGCGAACAGCGGCCTCGGGATCTTCGAGAGCCTGCCCTCCTACTCGCAGATCACGCAGCAGTCCGAGCGCAACCGCATCTACGGCCTGCGTGACGGCCAGCCGGTCGAGATCGCGCAGTTCTACGACCAGGACCGCCAGGTGCTCCAGTGGCAGCAGGTGCCCCGCACCGCCGTCGACGCGCTCGTCGCGGGCGAGGACCGCCGCTACTACACGCACGGCGGCGTCGACGTGCCGTCGGTGGTGCGCGCCGGGCTGTCGCAGCTCGGCGTCGGCGGCGACTCGGGCGCCTCGACGCTCACGATGCAGCTCGTGCGCCAGCAGATCGCGATCGATGCGTGCCTCACCGAGGGCGAGGATGCACAGGCCCTCTGCGATGCCCAGTACACGGAGTCGTACCAGCGCAAGCTCTCCGAGATGCGGCTCGCGCTGAGCCTCGAGCAGAGCTACACGAAGAACGAGATCCTGCTCGCCTACCTCAACATCGCGAACTTCGGCGGCAACGTCTACGGCATCGAGTCGGGATCGCAGCGCATCTTCGGCAAGCCCGCCTCGGAGCTCTCGATCGCGGAGTCCGCGGCGCTGATCGCGACGGTGCAGAACCCCTCGATCCGCAACCTGTTCGAGGCCGACAACTGGCCCCGCAACCAGGAGCGGCGCGACTTCATCATCCGCAACATGGCGAGCGAGGGCTTCATCACCGCCGAGGAGCGGGATGCGTCGCTCGCGATCCCGGTGGATGAGAACTTCGTCAACATCCAGTCGCCGAACAACGGCTGCATCGCCGGTTACGACTCGGCGCGCTTCTTCTGCGACTATGTGCAGCGCGCGCTCGCGATCGACCAGGTCGACGGCCACAACATCCTGGGCGCGACCCCCGAGGACAACGCGCGCGCGCTGGCGCAGGGCGGCTACCAGATCTTCACGTCGATCGACCTGGGCCTGAACGACGTCGCCCAGGCGCAGCTCGATGCGAACGTGCCGAACGACGAGACGCGCTGGCAGTCGGGCGGCGCAGTCACGCAGCTGGAGGTCGGCACCGGACGCATCCTCACGATGGCGCAGAACAAGGACTACTCCCCCACCGAGGCCGCGCCGCCGACCGCGACCAGCCTGAACTTCAATGCCGACTACGCGCACGGGCGCTCCACGGGCTTCCAGCCGGGATCAGGCTTCAAGATCTTCACGCTCGCCCAGTGGATCATCGACGGCAATTCGGTCGACGAGCAGCTCGACGCCACCCGCTCGGAGTGGCCGGCCGGCACCTTCCGCGCCGAGTGCGTGGGCTTGAACTCCGAGCCGTGGGATCCCCAGAACAACGAGGGCAACGAGTACACGCGCATGACGCCGACCGAGATCATGGTGAACTCGGTCAACACCGGCGTGGTGCGTATGGCGAGCGAGCTCGACCTCTGCGACATCCACGAGACTGCCGAGCGCATGGGCACGTATCCCGCTGAGATCGACGGCGAGTGGGACATCTTCGCCCCCGCCGTCATCGGCTCGGGCTCGAACGTGACCCCGATGGGCATGGCGAGCGCGTTCGCCACCATCGCCAACGGCGGCGTCTACTGCAAGCCCATCGCGATCGACCGCATCGTCGCCCGCGACGGCACAGAGGTCCAGCCTCCGAGACAGGACTGCCAGCAGGCGATCTCTCCTGAGGTGGCATCGGTGATGCAGTCGACGCTGCAGACGGTCACCGAGCGCAACCCCTTGAACAACCCGCCGGGATCCACGCCGGTGATCTCGAAGACCGGAACGACCAACGGCGTCGTCCAGACGTGGGTGAACGGCGCGAGCCCGACCGTCGCGAGCTCGGTCTGGGTCGGCAACATCAAGGGCAACACCTCGCTCGAGGACCGCTGGAACGTGCGCTCGACCATCTTCCGCGCCACCATGGGCGAGGCCATCGCCCGCTACCCGGGGGGCCAGTTCCTCACGCCTGACGCCGCAACCGTCCGCGGCGACGCGAGCGAGCTGCCCAACGTGGTCGGCCAGCCGGTCGATGCCGCGCGCGCCGCGCTCGAGGGCGCCGGCTTCCCCGTGCAGGTCGCCGACCCCGTCGACGGCGTGCAGCCGAACGGCGCGGTGGAGTACACCGCGCCCGGTGCCGGGGCGCTCGTCACCACCTCGACGCCGATCATCATCTACCCGTCGAACGGCGCGCTCGACCCGAACGCGAGCCCGCCGGCCGAGACGGCAGCGCCTGAGGCCGGCGCGCCGACCTGGCCCAACGTCGTGTCGCAGTCGCTCGCCGACGCGAAGGGCACCCTCGCGGGCGCAGGGTTCAACCCCGACCTCGTGCAGGTGACCTGGCAGGATCACGGCCAGGACAACCTCTGCCGCGTGCTCGCGCAGAACCCGCTGGCCGACACCCCCGGCGCTCCCGCCGACCCGATCTCGCTGGTCGTCGGCACCAACGCCAACGCCAACGGAGGCGATCCTGGCTGCTAG
- a CDS encoding RidA family protein — MSIAARLQELGLELPTVVPPVASYVPAVASGRLVFTSGQLPMVAGAMPRTGKVGADVSPDDAALDARQCALNALAAIDAEIGSLDRITRIVKVVGFVSSADGFTGQPGVVNGASDLLGEIFGDAGRHARSAVGVAELPLGAPVEVEVIAEFA, encoded by the coding sequence GTGAGCATCGCCGCGCGCCTGCAGGAGCTGGGCCTCGAGCTGCCGACCGTCGTCCCGCCGGTGGCGTCCTACGTGCCGGCGGTCGCATCCGGTCGTCTCGTCTTCACCTCCGGGCAGCTGCCGATGGTCGCTGGCGCCATGCCGCGCACCGGCAAGGTCGGCGCCGACGTCTCGCCCGACGACGCCGCGCTCGACGCCCGCCAGTGCGCGCTGAACGCGCTCGCCGCGATCGACGCCGAGATCGGCTCGCTCGACCGCATCACGCGCATCGTGAAGGTCGTCGGCTTCGTCAGCTCGGCCGACGGCTTCACCGGCCAGCCCGGCGTCGTCAACGGCGCCAGCGACCTGCTGGGCGAGATCTTCGGCGACGCGGGCCGCCACGCCCGCTCGGCCGTGGGCGTCGCGGAGCTGCCGCTCGGCGCGCCCGTCGAGGTCGAGGTCATCGCCGAGTTCGCGTAG
- the acs gene encoding acetate--CoA ligase produces the protein MSDHIDHLLNETRRFAPPEGLASASATTAELYERAAEDRLGFWAEQARELQWEQPFTEVLDWQPPHARWFHDGTLNVAVNCLDRHVDAGNGDRVAFHWEGEPGDRRTITYAEMTTEVKRLANVLESFGVKAGDRVAIYLPMLPEAVAAMLACARIGAVHTAVFGGFSPSNLRGRIDDAGATLVITTDGAWRKGKVFALKPTVDEALREPGHGVEKVLVVKRGENEIDWVDGRDVWYHEAMADASPEHAARAFPAEHPLFILYTSGTTGRPKGILHTSGGYLTQTAFTHRHVFDLKPETDVYWCTADIGWVTGHSYIVYGPMANGTTQVMHEGTFDTPTPERPWQIIERYGVTIFYTAPTAIRTFMKLGRQHTQHSDLSSLRVLGSVGEPINPEAWMWYRDVVGGGHTPVVDTWWQTETGGIMISALAAVTTLKPGSAQVPIPGIEVDVVDEAGVSVGDGDGGLLVVKSPWPAMLRTIYGDDDRYRETYWEKFGDAYFAGDGARKDEDGEVWLLGRVDDVMNVSGHRLSTAEIESSLVAHAGVAESAVVGATDATTGQAVVAFVILKQSATQEHTVEEAEQILRQHVASDIGAIARPRQVFIVPDLPKTRSGKIMRRLLRDLAEGRTLGDTTTLADQTVVDAIQSQLR, from the coding sequence GTGTCCGACCACATCGACCACCTGCTGAACGAGACCCGCCGGTTCGCGCCCCCGGAGGGGCTCGCGAGCGCATCGGCGACCACCGCAGAGCTCTACGAGCGCGCCGCCGAAGACCGGCTCGGCTTCTGGGCCGAGCAGGCCCGCGAGCTGCAGTGGGAGCAGCCATTCACCGAGGTGCTCGACTGGCAGCCGCCGCACGCCCGCTGGTTCCACGACGGCACGCTGAACGTGGCGGTCAACTGCCTCGACCGGCACGTCGACGCCGGCAACGGCGACCGGGTCGCGTTCCACTGGGAGGGCGAGCCGGGCGACCGCCGCACCATCACCTACGCCGAGATGACGACCGAGGTGAAGCGGCTCGCCAACGTGCTCGAGTCGTTCGGCGTCAAGGCCGGCGATCGCGTCGCCATCTACCTGCCGATGCTGCCCGAGGCCGTCGCCGCGATGCTCGCGTGCGCGCGCATCGGCGCCGTGCACACCGCCGTCTTCGGCGGCTTCAGCCCCTCGAACCTGCGCGGCCGCATCGACGACGCGGGTGCGACGCTCGTGATCACCACCGACGGCGCCTGGCGCAAGGGCAAGGTCTTCGCGCTGAAGCCCACCGTCGACGAGGCGCTGCGCGAGCCCGGCCACGGCGTCGAGAAGGTGCTCGTCGTCAAGCGCGGCGAGAACGAGATCGACTGGGTCGACGGCCGCGACGTCTGGTACCACGAGGCGATGGCGGATGCGTCGCCCGAGCACGCGGCGCGGGCCTTCCCCGCGGAGCACCCGCTGTTCATCCTCTACACGTCGGGCACGACGGGCAGGCCCAAGGGCATCCTGCACACGAGCGGCGGCTACCTGACGCAGACCGCGTTCACGCACCGCCACGTCTTCGACCTGAAGCCGGAGACCGACGTCTACTGGTGCACCGCCGACATCGGCTGGGTGACCGGCCACAGCTACATCGTCTACGGGCCGATGGCCAACGGCACCACGCAGGTGATGCACGAGGGCACGTTCGACACCCCGACGCCCGAGCGCCCCTGGCAGATCATCGAGCGCTACGGCGTGACGATCTTCTACACGGCGCCCACGGCCATCCGCACCTTCATGAAGCTGGGTCGCCAGCACACGCAGCACAGCGACCTGTCGAGCCTGCGCGTGCTGGGCAGCGTGGGCGAGCCGATCAACCCCGAGGCGTGGATGTGGTACCGCGACGTCGTCGGCGGCGGGCACACGCCGGTGGTCGACACGTGGTGGCAGACCGAGACCGGCGGCATCATGATTTCGGCGCTCGCCGCGGTCACGACCCTGAAGCCGGGCAGCGCCCAGGTGCCGATCCCGGGCATCGAGGTCGACGTGGTCGACGAGGCGGGCGTCTCGGTGGGCGACGGCGACGGCGGCCTGCTGGTCGTGAAGAGCCCGTGGCCGGCGATGCTGCGCACCATCTACGGCGACGACGACCGCTACCGCGAGACCTACTGGGAGAAGTTCGGCGACGCCTACTTCGCCGGCGACGGCGCCCGCAAGGACGAGGACGGCGAGGTGTGGCTGCTCGGCCGCGTCGACGACGTCATGAACGTCTCGGGGCACCGCCTGTCGACCGCCGAGATCGAGTCGTCGCTCGTCGCGCACGCCGGCGTCGCCGAGTCGGCGGTGGTGGGTGCGACGGATGCGACCACCGGTCAGGCGGTCGTGGCCTTCGTGATCCTCAAGCAGTCGGCGACGCAGGAGCACACGGTCGAGGAGGCCGAGCAGATCCTGCGCCAGCACGTCGCCAGCGACATCGGCGCGATCGCCCGCCCCCGGCAGGTGTTCATCGTGCCCGACCTGCCGAAGACGCGCTCGGGCAAGATCATGCGGCGGCTGCTGCGCGACCTCGCCGAGGGCCGCACGCTGGGCGACACGACGACGCTGGCAGACCAGACGGTGGTCGACGCGATCCAGTCGCAGCTGCGCTGA
- a CDS encoding TadA family conjugal transfer-associated ATPase yields the protein MHSRTTGIPFVAGAARSLDAGPTRTAADGAALREFGELAPLVAEASVTDVFVTGGQVWVDRGSGAVLAPLRLEPERAAALAVALVAAGGRHVDEATPCVDVRLHEGIRVHAVLPPVAVGGAQLSIRLPRVRSLSLAELEAGGMFSAVPASRVRALVARRANVLVTGAGGSGKTTLLGAMLSDAAGTERIVTIEDVAELRIRHPHVVALEARQANAEGAGAIGLAQLVREALRMRPDRLVLGECRGAEVRELLSALNTGHDGGAGTLHANSLDDVPARLEALGALAGLSPPALARQAVSALDAVLHVERDAEGRRRIAAIGALALDGDRLVVRV from the coding sequence ATGCACTCGCGGACGACCGGGATCCCCTTCGTGGCGGGCGCCGCCCGATCGCTCGACGCCGGCCCCACGCGCACCGCGGCCGACGGCGCGGCGCTGCGCGAGTTCGGCGAGCTGGCGCCGCTGGTCGCCGAGGCGTCGGTGACCGATGTGTTCGTCACCGGCGGCCAGGTCTGGGTCGACCGGGGCAGCGGCGCGGTGCTCGCGCCGCTGCGGCTGGAGCCCGAGCGGGCGGCGGCGCTCGCGGTCGCGCTGGTCGCGGCCGGCGGTCGCCATGTCGACGAGGCGACGCCCTGCGTCGACGTGCGGCTGCACGAGGGCATCCGCGTGCACGCCGTGCTGCCGCCGGTGGCGGTCGGCGGTGCGCAGCTGTCGATCCGCCTGCCGCGCGTGCGCTCGCTGTCGCTCGCCGAGCTCGAGGCGGGCGGCATGTTCTCGGCGGTGCCGGCGTCACGGGTGCGCGCGCTGGTCGCGCGGCGGGCGAACGTGCTGGTGACGGGCGCCGGCGGCTCCGGCAAGACCACCCTGCTGGGCGCGATGCTCTCCGACGCCGCCGGCACCGAGCGCATCGTGACGATCGAGGACGTCGCCGAGCTGCGCATCCGCCACCCGCACGTCGTCGCGCTCGAGGCGCGGCAGGCGAACGCCGAGGGAGCCGGCGCGATCGGCCTCGCGCAGCTGGTGCGCGAGGCGCTGCGCATGCGCCCCGACCGGCTCGTGCTGGGGGAGTGCCGCGGCGCCGAGGTGCGCGAGCTGCTGTCGGCGCTCAACACCGGGCACGACGGCGGTGCCGGCACGCTGCACGCCAACTCGCTCGACGACGTGCCGGCCAGGCTCGAGGCGCTCGGCGCGCTCGCCGGCCTGTCGCCGCCGGCGCTCGCGCGGCAGGCGGTCAGCGCGCTCGATGCGGTGCTGCACGTGGAGCGCGATGCCGAGGGGCGCAGGCGCATCGCGGCGATCGGTGCGCTCGCGCTCGACGGCGACCGGCTGGTGGTGCGCGTGTGA
- a CDS encoding type II secretion system F family protein: protein MSGELDGAAATVHRLAALVAGGLPIDRAWAVLETDASALDAEAGGGLVAAVLAVARSTGAPMAPTLERLAALLREQAAQRRALETALAGPRATAKLVMLLPVVGLGFGFALGLDVLGAAVGGGIGTWSVLAGAVLMGAAWLWSRAIVRRAAQGDAAPGLALDLVAVALAGGGAAGRARSAAVAALA from the coding sequence GTGAGCGGCGAGCTCGACGGCGCGGCCGCCACCGTGCACCGGCTGGCGGCGCTGGTCGCCGGCGGCCTGCCGATCGACCGCGCCTGGGCGGTGCTCGAGACGGATGCGTCGGCGCTCGACGCCGAGGCGGGCGGCGGTCTGGTCGCGGCGGTGCTCGCGGTGGCGCGCTCGACCGGCGCGCCGATGGCGCCGACGCTCGAGCGGCTGGCTGCCCTGCTGCGCGAGCAGGCGGCGCAGCGGCGGGCGCTCGAGACGGCCCTCGCCGGCCCGCGGGCGACCGCGAAGCTGGTGATGCTGCTGCCGGTCGTGGGCCTCGGCTTCGGCTTCGCGCTCGGCCTCGATGTGCTCGGCGCGGCGGTGGGTGGCGGCATCGGCACGTGGTCGGTGCTGGCGGGCGCGGTGCTGATGGGCGCGGCGTGGTTGTGGTCGCGCGCGATCGTGCGGCGCGCGGCTCAAGGCGATGCCGCGCCCGGGCTCGCGCTCGACCTGGTGGCGGTGGCGCTCGCCGGCGGCGGCGCCGCGGGGCGTGCGCGCTCGGCAGCGGTCGCCGCGCTCGCGGA
- a CDS encoding SDR family NAD(P)-dependent oxidoreductase, whose translation MASIQELISLAGKTAIITGASQGIGEAIARRYHEAGANVVIADLKIEASSAIAESLNADRPGSALAVGVDVTDADQAAQLVQSVVEQFGGVDVLAANAGIFPFAPVADLGADQLRKVFDVNVVGVHNFLRPVAQHMVETGRQGKIVVTLSIDAMHPSGEGLGAYDASKHALLGYMRVAALEYAKHGIRINGFAPGGILTPGVTGGADTTELINNATAPVGRWGEADDMALVALFLGSDLNSYATGSVMVSDGGTLLK comes from the coding sequence ATGGCAAGCATCCAGGAACTCATCTCGCTCGCGGGCAAGACCGCGATCATCACCGGCGCCTCGCAGGGCATTGGCGAGGCCATCGCCCGCCGCTACCACGAGGCCGGCGCCAACGTCGTCATCGCAGACCTGAAGATCGAGGCGTCGTCGGCGATCGCGGAGTCGCTGAACGCGGATCGACCCGGTTCGGCGCTCGCCGTGGGCGTCGACGTCACCGACGCCGACCAGGCAGCCCAGCTCGTGCAGTCGGTCGTCGAGCAGTTCGGCGGCGTCGACGTGCTTGCCGCCAATGCCGGCATCTTCCCGTTCGCACCCGTCGCCGACCTCGGCGCCGACCAGCTCCGCAAGGTGTTCGACGTGAACGTCGTCGGCGTGCACAACTTCCTGCGACCGGTCGCGCAGCACATGGTCGAGACGGGCCGTCAGGGCAAGATCGTCGTGACGCTGTCGATCGACGCCATGCACCCGTCAGGCGAGGGGCTCGGGGCCTACGACGCCTCGAAGCACGCCCTGCTCGGCTACATGCGCGTGGCGGCCCTCGAGTACGCGAAGCACGGCATCCGCATCAACGGGTTCGCCCCGGGCGGCATCCTGACGCCCGGTGTGACCGGCGGTGCCGACACGACCGAGCTCATCAACAACGCAACCGCGCCCGTCGGCCGCTGGGGCGAGGCCGACGACATGGCTCTGGTCGCGCTCTTCCTGGGCAGCGACCTCAACTCCTACGCCACGGGCTCGGTGATGGTCTCTGACGGCGGCACCCTGCTGAAGTAG